The DNA segment GCAACGCTAACGGTGCGAAATATCCCGCTTGATGTTGATGCGATGATTACGGTGCAGGCAAGCATCGCCGGGAAGTCCAAAAGCGATTTTCTGAAAGAGCTCCTGACACAGGAATTTCAGGATTTGATCAAAAACTTCAGCCGGACAAGTTCGCTTGTCAGCCTGATGGATGAAGAGCTCGGTAAGCAGTTCGGCGTAAAGGTCGCCAAACACTGGTTTGAAAACGATATGATCACCGGTAATAACCTTAAGTATAAGGCGCTGCTGAAACTGACCACCCATGATGATCTACAGCAGCTTATGATGAAGAATATGCCTTATCTTCATCTGCGTGCCAGCCAGGTGCTGCACAGCCAGTTTGCCCATATTCCCCGTGGCCTGTCCCTGACGTTTTCTCTGTTTAATGAAATTGCCGGCCGTGATGCGAAGTTGATTGACCGGGTATTTCATGAGATTTTTTATCCGGTCGGAGCGGAGAAATTTTACGCGGACATCAATGCCATTCGTGCGGAGAAGAAGCTGGAACCCGTGGACGGGCTCTGAAACGAGAAAAGCCATCCCTAGGGATGGCTTTTCCGGACTACTATTGCCGCGTGAGACCTTTAACAAGGCGACTCCGCTTTGATGGGGCTATTACGCCATACACACGTCACGTGTGTCAACCGTTTTTCAGGAAAGAAACATGACGGCACAGCAACTCATCACCAGCGACAGGCTGGATATCTATGAAAAACACCTGAAGGTACGCCTGGATCAGGTCATGGCTGCGTATCACTGGAACAAAGCGCTTGCCGGTGCCATGCTGCCTGCCATTCAGTGCCTGGAAATTACGTTACGTAACGCGATTGACGCAGGGATCCGCAATTTCCCTCCTCCGGCGGCGGTCGGGCTGTACCAAACCGATCATAACTGGATTTTTACGCTGCCACGGTATATGGGAAACCGTACATTCCGGCGTCCTCACGAACGCTACAGACGCGCCCGCGGAGGGGAACCCCAGGATATACAGGGCTTCCTGCTCGATGCGCATGGTAAGAGAGTGATCGCCCGAAAAATTTCAGTCGAGACGATGGTGGATAATGCCAAATCCGAGATTGCGCGTCTGAATAAAACCCTGACACCCGGACGCGTTATTTCCGGGCTTTCTTTTGGGTTCTGGACACAGCTTCTGACGCACTACTATGAAAATACGCAGGGCCAGAGCCATAACCTTCTGTGGCCACACCTGACGTCCGTTGTTTTCCCCCATGCTCCAGCGGGATGGGGTCGGGATAAAATCTGCGAAGCCTTTTTCAGGATCAAAGAACTCAGGAATCGCCTGTCCCACCACGAAGCGATGTGGAAATTTCACTATGATGATCCTGTAACAGGTAAACCTGATTACAACAATCCTGTTTATGGTGCCCAGGCAAGCTGTAGTCTGTTGAGAAAACATTATGATGATATTATCGAGATGATCGGCTGGATGAGTCCCGACCGCAAAGCCACGTTTCTCAGCCACTCCGCCAATCTGCGTTTCTACGCACTGTGCTCCGTGGACGGGCTTAACAGTTATATCGCCCCTGAAAAGATCAGATCACAGATAAAGGTGACCCGTGGCGGTAAGGGGATCAGCCGGTTAATCCGGGTGCTTGAGAAAAATGAGTTCATCCGGATTGTGATGGATGGCCGGACTATACTTACCATCGGCAATGATAATTCCATCGCCATTCTCTAGGTTCCCATATCTTTACAGGCACTTTTGACCCGGATACCTTCCGGGTTATTGAGTTTCGGATCAGGATGAAAATAAAAGAGCAGAAATATGGTCAATTCTTGCCGACGCCCAGCGTACGGCAAGAACTGAAGCGTTATTTTAGTCTACAGGCCGTACTTGCGTTCCCTTTCCTTAAAGGCCTGGATCCCGCCTTCCAGAATTTCACAAACGTGTTCTCTGATACCCCGGGTATGCAGACGGCCGGAATCGTCCTGTGAAGTGAACGAGCACTCCAGTGAGCCGGTATAATATTCAAACCGGAATTCACTGTTCTCAATACCCGAGCGCTGCCCACTCTGGTTAGATACGATCACGCATTCGGCATCCGTTCCCACGACGAGGTTGGCATTGTGCGTCACCATAATGATTTGCCGGTCCGCCTTACGCTGCCTGACGAAATCATTGAGCTGGGAATAAATCGTCCGGTTATCGAGATTGTCTTCAGGCTGATCA comes from the Enterobacter kobei genome and includes:
- a CDS encoding Abi family protein, translating into MTAQQLITSDRLDIYEKHLKVRLDQVMAAYHWNKALAGAMLPAIQCLEITLRNAIDAGIRNFPPPAAVGLYQTDHNWIFTLPRYMGNRTFRRPHERYRRARGGEPQDIQGFLLDAHGKRVIARKISVETMVDNAKSEIARLNKTLTPGRVISGLSFGFWTQLLTHYYENTQGQSHNLLWPHLTSVVFPHAPAGWGRDKICEAFFRIKELRNRLSHHEAMWKFHYDDPVTGKPDYNNPVYGAQASCSLLRKHYDDIIEMIGWMSPDRKATFLSHSANLRFYALCSVDGLNSYIAPEKIRSQIKVTRGGKGISRLIRVLEKNEFIRIVMDGRTILTIGNDNSIAIL